The Syntrophales bacterium genome has a window encoding:
- a CDS encoding Fic family protein — MNYIYQRKEWPKMTWDAERLAGSLAGVRHRQGRLIGRMEGLGFSLRNEAVLQTLTEDVLKSNEIEGEKLDREQVRSSIARRLGLDVGGLVAVDRHVEGVVEMMLDATGHYADSLNEERLFAWHAALFPTGRSGMTKIAVGRWCDVQSEPMQVVSGPIGREKVHYQAPEAKRVPGEMAAFLKWFNAPPAIDPVMAAGLAHLWFVTIHPFEDGNGRIARAIADMVLARSESSHQRFYSMSAQIRLERNAYYDVLERTQQGGLDITPWLEWFLGCLDRAIEGAEQILAGIFHKARFWEFHAKKPFNERQRMILNRLFDGFEGKLTSSKWAKLAKCSQDTAFRDIDDLVKRGVLVKEPGGGRSTSYALVIHPSSSS; from the coding sequence ATGAACTACATTTACCAGAGAAAAGAATGGCCTAAGATGACCTGGGACGCCGAGCGGTTGGCCGGGTCCCTGGCAGGCGTCCGTCATCGGCAGGGGCGCCTCATCGGGCGGATGGAGGGCTTGGGCTTTTCGCTCCGCAATGAGGCGGTGCTCCAGACGCTGACCGAGGATGTGCTCAAGTCCAACGAGATCGAAGGTGAAAAGCTGGACAGGGAACAGGTGAGGTCCTCCATCGCCCGGAGGCTGGGGCTCGACGTCGGGGGCCTTGTGGCGGTGGACCGGCATGTCGAGGGAGTGGTGGAAATGATGCTCGACGCCACGGGGCATTATGCCGATTCCTTGAACGAGGAGCGGCTCTTTGCCTGGCACGCGGCCCTGTTTCCTACGGGACGTAGTGGGATGACCAAGATCGCGGTCGGCCGCTGGTGTGACGTTCAATCCGAGCCCATGCAGGTGGTGTCCGGGCCGATTGGCCGAGAGAAGGTGCATTACCAGGCCCCTGAGGCAAAGCGGGTCCCTGGGGAAATGGCTGCTTTCTTAAAGTGGTTTAACGCGCCCCCGGCGATCGATCCGGTTATGGCGGCAGGCCTTGCCCATCTTTGGTTTGTGACGATCCATCCTTTTGAGGACGGCAATGGCCGGATTGCCCGGGCGATCGCCGATATGGTTCTGGCGCGCTCGGAAAGTAGCCACCAGCGTTTTTATAGCATGTCGGCGCAAATTCGTTTGGAGCGAAACGCCTATTACGATGTGTTGGAAAGGACCCAACAAGGCGGCCTGGACATCACGCCTTGGCTGGAATGGTTCTTGGGCTGTCTGGATCGCGCCATCGAAGGGGCGGAGCAGATCCTGGCCGGTATCTTCCACAAGGCCCGCTTCTGGGAGTTTCATGCCAAGAAGCCCTTCAATGAGCGGCAGCGGATGATCCTCAATCGGCTCTTTGACGGTTTTGAAGGAAAATTGACCTCTTCTAAATGGGCCAAACTGGCCAAATGCTCGCAGGATACGGCTTTCCGAGATATTGACGATCTGGTGAAACGCGGGGTTTTGGTGAAGGAACCGGGCGGGGGGCGAAGCACGAGTTATGCGCTGGTCATTCATCCCTCGTCATCAAGCTAG